The Paenibacillus swuensis genome contains the following window.
CAGTCCCTGCTCGATCAGCATTCGCTTCTCTTCAAACCAATCGGGAAGCATCAGCTTTTCTCCCAACTTCTCAAATGGCTCATCCTTCGTAAAACCCGGCGGGTCCGTTGCAATCTCGAACAGAATCCCACCCTCTTCACGGAAATAAAGCGCGTTGAAATATTGTCGATCTACAATAGGCGTAACTTGCAACCCGCTTTGTTCCACCGTCGCTCTCCATTGTAGATGGTCCTCATCGTCCTTGGCGCGCCAAGCGATATGATGTACCGTTCCCGCGCCCCCGTGACCCCATTCCATTGCGTTCGCGTTGATATCAATGTAGTTCCCCAGATCCCCTTCCGAACGGAAGCGGAGCAGATCGGCATCGGAGCCGACATAGGTAAAGCCCAAGATTTGCTCCATAACTTCCCGCGTTTTTTCAGGATTGATGCTGTAGAGGACAGCGCCGCCAAACCCTTTAATGGCCATCTGCGCCGGCACACCGCCGAACGCCCACTTGCTCTCCGGTCCCTCCGCGCGTTCCACAATTTCCAGCTGCAGTCCGTCCTCATCCCTGAACCGAAGGAATGTCTCATTGAAACGTGTCATCTCAGTGAAGGAGACGTTCAGCTTCGTTAACCGCTCACGCCAGAACTCAAGCGAACCAAGCGGCACCACAAATGTGCTCCACCCCACTTGTCCTCCGCCAATCTTGCCTTTGCGGCCTTGTGCAAACGGGAAAAAGGTCATAGCTGTACCCGGACTTCCGCTCTCATTGCCAAAATATAAATGGTACACTTCCGGAGCGTCAAAATTTATCGTCTTCTTCACCAGCCGCAATCCTAGCACACCTGCGTAAAAATCAATATTGTTCTGAGCATCTCTGACAAAAGCTGTGATGTGATGAATACCTGCAGTTTTCCGGGTCATCTCAGTACCTCCATTATTTTGAGTATTTACTTTAAAATTAAGTATCTTAAATTTAAGATAATTATACCGCTAATGATTTACTTTTGCAATACTACGTTTTCCATTATAGTGTGAAGATATACTTGTTAAGAAGAGGATCGGTGAAATGATGCGAACGATACGTAATGTGAAACCAGAGGATTTAAATCAACTTTCATCCATCGAACTTCAATGCTTCCCCGAGCAGAAGGCCGCGACACGTGAAGCGTTTCAGGAACGGATTCGTCTGATTCCGGACAGCTTTTGGGTAGCCGAAACGAATGGGATCATTGAGGGTTTTGTGAACGGTCCCGTTACAGAAGAGGCCTATATTACAGATGATTTGTTTACGAGTACCAAAGAAAATCCGCCATTAGGCGGACATCAAACGATTCTGGGACTTGCAGTACCTCCGCATCTGCAGAACCAAGGTATTGCCGCCGGACTGCTTAAGCATTTGGAACAACAGGCTTTTATGGTGAAGCGGCAATCGGTAACACTCACTTGCAAAGAAGAGTTAACCGCTTTCTATGAGAGACGCGGATATATCAACAAAGGTGTCTCCGCTTCAAATCATGGCGGTATCGTTTGGTACAATATGACCAAAGAATTACATAAATAAAAGCCGGACCGAGCAACTCGGTCCGGCTTTCATATGAAAGGGTTTTAGAAACGCTTAGCCGCTTCAATCGCTTGTTCAATCGCCTTAGCTTTAATGTCTGCAGCTTGATCCGGCGCAACTGCCATGCCTTCAACAAACAGTTTCTCTACAGAAGGAATGCCAAAGAATCCCGCAATCGTCTTCAGGTAACGGTGACCCATTTCCACTTCTGCCGCCGGGCCTTCCGAATAGATGCCGCCGCTTGCTTGAATGTGGAACAATTTCTTGTCCGTCAGAAGTCCAACAGGACCTTGCGCAGTATACTTAAACGTTTTACCTGCAACGCTGACAGCATCAATGTAAGCTTTCATCACTGGAGGGAACGAGAAGTTCCACATTGGATTAACGAACACATACTTGTCTGCGGCAATGAACTGATCAACCAGTTGACCGAGGCTGCCCACTTTGCGTTTCTCTTCGTCGGATAATGCCGAAAACTCGGTTCCTGATGCCAACTTGCCCCAGCCGCTGAACACGTCTGTATCAATCTGAGGAACATCCACACTGTAAAGATCCAAGTGAACTACTTCGTCCTGCGGGTTGGATTCACGGTACGCGGAGATGAATTCTTTACCTACCGCCATGCTGTAAGAAGCTTTGTCGTCGTGCGGGTGTGCCGTAATGTATAATACCGTTGCCATTGGAAAATCATCCTTTGCGATTTAATGTATGAAACCTTTATCATTATGTAGATTTAATAGCGGCTTCAAACACATTATAAATAATTCGCTAAATAATATCAAGTTAATTACTTATATTTAGTAAAATATTAATAATAGAGCATGAATAAGCTGCCGGCGCAATCGACGGCAGCTTTTCCAGTTACTTATTCATCTCATCGGTTAGCTTACGGATTATTTCTGATTGTTCCCTTGTAAGAAACTTCTGACCTGTCTGATTCTTGAATTTCTGAACTAACGCCTGCAACCCCGTCCAAGTAAGCGTAACCTTGAATGTAACTGTTAACCAAACCTTATTCCCTGCATAATCTGTGGCCTCAAACGTATAGGAGTTGATCCCCCACTTGAATAAATAAGCCGGTCCCGTAATATTTCGGCATGTTGTTGATGCTACCCCGGACAACTCATCCACCGCCTGGCAGGTGATGCTCACCGTCTCGTTTAAATTGTAGGTTCCCTTGTTTCCGTCCACTTGGATCACAGGCGGATCATACTCAGTCGTTCTAACCTTGAGCACATCGCTGACCTCCGATGTATTTCCGGCCAGATCCCGCGCTTGTATGGTGAAATGATACTCCTGGTATGGAGTTAGTCCGCTTAGTTTCACACTGTAGACGGATCCTGTAATCGTCTGTTGCAGAAAAGTGCCGTTATAGATATCATAGCCGGCGATCGGTCCCTGGTCCGCGGAAGGTTCCCACGTTAACGTAAAGCCGGAATCCGTAATCTCCTTCGCATGGAGGTTAACCGGTTTCGTAGGAGCTTCCAAATCAGGAATTACCTCCCCTTTCTCGCCAATGAACTCTACTTCAGCCATGTTGCCGTGACTGCCTGTCGGCGCAAGATATCTGAAGTAACGATACGCGTTCGGATCAGCGATGCTGATCTCCGTCCAACCCGGCTGCGGTGAAGCTTCTATAACATGAAGGTCACGGTAACCGCTCTCCGGGGACTGGTTGGAGCCTTGAAATCTGCCTCCAACCGCTCTCCCTGCGGCCCATGACGTATCCAGTGTGAAGAACCGGATTGTCACAATGCGGTGCTCATTCCCTTCGCCCGCATCCATCCCCGCATAATTGCCGTCAGCCTGTTTGGCATCATAGTACGTATCAGTCTTGCCATCGAACACAGCGGTGAAACCGCTGCCTGTTCTCCATGCCTCACCTGAGCCAAATACAGTACCGACTATTTCCTGAGGGCCTGTCGGCACATCGGTGAGCGGTTTCGTATAGATTGTGGAAGGCATAGGCGTTAACACGTAATCATCCAGGTATGCATAATAGCCGCTAGCCGGCTTCCATATAAATACGTTCGCATCCATCACTTCTGCCGGGGTGGTGAAAATTACGTACTTGGTTTCGTACGCATTGGGTTTGGTGATACGGATGATATGTTTAATTTGTTCAGCGCCTGCTTGTGCGCGATACTGTACGCCCGTATGAACTTCGCCGTCTTCGCTGGTCACTTGACCTGAAACGCTCAAGATATAAGTTGTGTTTGGCTCCAGCTGGATATCTTGTTGGCCTCCGCCGACATTTAACCCGACTTTAACAGCTTTCGTTCCGGATTGAGGCCTTTCTTCCGCCATCGTTCGATTGCCGTAACTCGACCAGTTGCTATCTCCTGATTCAAAGCCGGAATTGAGCAGCAGATTGGGAATACGGGTCAAGACCAGATCGTCTACAAAGAGGAAACCGCCGTCGTCTGAGGTCTTGTTCAAGAAAATACCTGCACCCGTCACGGTTCCAGGCGTTGTGAAGATGACTTGACGGTACTCAAAGTCGCCGAAATTGGTAATAGCTGCTTTATGTTGGGTTACTGGTGTGCCTGCGCCTGTTTCCATCTCTATTCCAAGCTCACTCGGCAGATCCGGCTTCTTGTCATGCTTTAACCAAGCGCCCAATACATAGGTCGTATTTGCTTCCAACGGCACAAATTTTTTGACTCCGCCTGCCATGGTGCCCAGCTTAAGAGCATGTGCGCCCGTATGGACAGGGGCGGTTACAACGGCCTTGTTGTTGAAACCTAAGCCATAATTCACCCAGCCGCTGTCGAGCAGTCCGGATTCAAATCCGCTCTCTGACAGAAGGTTCGATATTCTGGTCAAATACATATCATCCACATAAGCATTGGCCGCTGTGCTGTTCTTCCACACAAACAGATTTCCTTCCACCAATGAGGGAGGCGTCGTGAACATCATCTGCTGCAACGCGTAGTCCCCGCTATGATCGTAGTACAGGATATGCTTGGTTTGGGGATCCCCGGCCGCTTTACGATATTGCACCCCGATCTCCGTCTTGGCGTTCGGCGTAACATCATGCTTCACCCATGCGGTCAGCAAGTAGGTTGTATTCGGTTCCAGAACGACATCCTGCCCCCCGCCGCCGACACCTGGCCCTACCTTTAATGCTTTAGCGCCTGTATGCGGCTGCTCCGCGACGACGCTGCGTCCTCCCCAATTCGTCCATTGTACATCGCCCTGCTCAAAGCCGGGATTCAGCGCAAGATTCACATGATCCGCAGATTTCAGCGCAATGTATTGGAATAAAGCGTTATTCGTTGTGTTTCCGTCAGCCGTCGTATGCGTATTGTTCATAACGAAGCTAATGGCCGAATTGGCAGTTAGGGTCACGGGCTTGGTGCCCTTTAGCACAAGACTGCCTCCTGGGGCAATCGCGTTTAAGCTTTCTACGGTTTCCACGGGAATGCCGTTGATAAAGAATGTACCCGCTGTCTTGCCTCCCGTTGCTGCTTGCGCGCCTTTGTTGTCAATCCGCGCTTCCAATGTCACAACGTCGCCGAAATAGTAATTTGTCTTTGCCGGTAAGGGCTTAACCTGCGCAACTAGCGGATCTGCGCCGATCGCAGCCGGTTGTCCCTGCACAATCAGCGTTAGAGCGTTATTGTCCGGCTTCGCGTCCGCACCGTAGCTGCTATCTGGTTCAATGACCGCTTTCACGTTAACACTCTGTCCGGATAGCGTGATTTCCGGTGACAGAACCGGCACGGATTCCTTGAACATCAGCTCGCTGTTCAGATCAACTGCAGCCGCTTTAACGTCATTGATATAAAATCCGATTTGCAGCGAGCCCGTCACTTTCTTATCGCCGGTGTTGCTTACAAGCGCCAGCAAGCGGGTTTTGTCCCCCACTTGGAACGTTGTGCGATCCATTTGCAGCGATGTAACGCCCAAATCGGAGATATCCGTAATATTGTGGTTATCGTTCCATACCGAATTGCCTTGCCGGGTCAGATTGGATGGCTTCAAACCGTCCGTTCTGTCGATACAATAACCTCCGTGGCATGCGGGTGCATTCGCCAAACGGTAAGTGTCCCCCGCGAACCAGCTCCAGACGATCCTACCGATTCGATTAGCGCCCGCCACTTCGCGGACCGTGTCGATAACGGAGGTTACTTTGCTGTTGTAAGGTGAACCATACTCTCCGATATGGAATGAAAGTCCTTTGGCATGGACTTTGTCGATGTAGTCCTGCAGACGTTTCTTTCCGTTCGGCAATACCGCGCCCCCGCTTTCCCAGCTGTCATACATATGCAGGGCGAACGTAACGTTACCGTATGAAGCAAGCTGCTCGCCATAGGTAAGCACCGCGCTTTGGGACTCCACAATTTCCCCGAAATTCTGCTTCGTTTCGGATGCGAACTGAGCGCCGTCCACCACAATCATATTGTTAGCTCCGGCCTCTTCCCGGATCGCCTTGATGACCTTCTCATGGGTTGTTAAGAATTGCGGCGAAAGATTTCCAGGTTCATTCATGATATTGAACCACACATAAGGATTGTCCTTATACTTGATGGCGA
Protein-coding sequences here:
- a CDS encoding ring-cleaving dioxygenase: MTRKTAGIHHITAFVRDAQNNIDFYAGVLGLRLVKKTINFDAPEVYHLYFGNESGSPGTAMTFFPFAQGRKGKIGGGQVGWSTFVVPLGSLEFWRERLTKLNVSFTEMTRFNETFLRFRDEDGLQLEIVERAEGPESKWAFGGVPAQMAIKGFGGAVLYSINPEKTREVMEQILGFTYVGSDADLLRFRSEGDLGNYIDINANAMEWGHGGAGTVHHIAWRAKDDEDHLQWRATVEQSGLQVTPIVDRQYFNALYFREEGGILFEIATDPPGFTKDEPFEKLGEKLMLPDWFEEKRMLIEQGLSPIQVRVLKEDQ
- a CDS encoding GNAT family N-acetyltransferase; its protein translation is MRTIRNVKPEDLNQLSSIELQCFPEQKAATREAFQERIRLIPDSFWVAETNGIIEGFVNGPVTEEAYITDDLFTSTKENPPLGGHQTILGLAVPPHLQNQGIAAGLLKHLEQQAFMVKRQSVTLTCKEELTAFYERRGYINKGVSASNHGGIVWYNMTKELHK
- a CDS encoding FMN-dependent NADH-azoreductase, with product MATVLYITAHPHDDKASYSMAVGKEFISAYRESNPQDEVVHLDLYSVDVPQIDTDVFSGWGKLASGTEFSALSDEEKRKVGSLGQLVDQFIAADKYVFVNPMWNFSFPPVMKAYIDAVSVAGKTFKYTAQGPVGLLTDKKLFHIQASGGIYSEGPAAEVEMGHRYLKTIAGFFGIPSVEKLFVEGMAVAPDQAADIKAKAIEQAIEAAKRF
- a CDS encoding discoidin domain-containing protein, giving the protein MTKRLPHILIIMLLCNLLPYGLFTSAPVLTAHAEAPSAPVNVALNKPASASASCNANTEGPSKAFDGNLNNKWCAGQGEGSWLQVYLEGTHIVTKFTIAHAGAGWEQPVRNTKAYRIQTSLDGVSWSDNVSVTANTYNVSTHEISPVTAKYVKLLVDQPAQVSTETAARINEFEVFGVPDPNRDQAAPSAPSGLRLTGKSDTSVTLTWNSSTDNVAVIGYQILNNTGQVLASVNGSTYAATINGLSASTAYAFTVKAVDGENNVSSASESVQVTTMPLLRNVALNKTAVTSGQCNSSESGAKALDGNIYTKWCQGNGANGWLQVELGQHYNVSKFVLKHGGVVESPSYNTKEFTIALSSDGTVWSEAVRVTGNSQSSTTHLINERSAKFVKLTIQVPEQGAYSTIRLPEFEVYGYEDPDADNAPPSVPGELTVSDTKSTKAKLAWSASSDNVAVTGYDVYVGTQKVGTTTQTTYSLTGLIPAKENLVSVRAKDASGNISAPATAVVQTVAGVFNVDGTKILNPDGDEFIIKGVNVDGYNWYWNRDMTPDSEIRLVKDVWKFNTIRVNSKIGPGSFFKDINHLYKIIDKYTAAGIVVQVEAHDFSGSYYTDTTTPSLTELAEFHKNLAIKYKDNPYVWFNIMNEPGNLSPQFLTTHEKVIKAIREEAGANNMIVVDGAQFASETKQNFGEIVESQSAVLTYGEQLASYGNVTFALHMYDSWESGGAVLPNGKKRLQDYIDKVHAKGLSFHIGEYGSPYNSKVTSVIDTVREVAGANRIGRIVWSWFAGDTYRLANAPACHGGYCIDRTDGLKPSNLTRQGNSVWNDNHNITDISDLGVTSLQMDRTTFQVGDKTRLLALVSNTGDKKVTGSLQIGFYINDVKAAAVDLNSELMFKESVPVLSPEITLSGQSVNVKAVIEPDSSYGADAKPDNNALTLIVQGQPAAIGADPLVAQVKPLPAKTNYYFGDVVTLEARIDNKGAQAATGGKTAGTFFINGIPVETVESLNAIAPGGSLVLKGTKPVTLTANSAISFVMNNTHTTADGNTTNNALFQYIALKSADHVNLALNPGFEQGDVQWTNWGGRSVVAEQPHTGAKALKVGPGVGGGGQDVVLEPNTTYLLTAWVKHDVTPNAKTEIGVQYRKAAGDPQTKHILYYDHSGDYALQQMMFTTPPSLVEGNLFVWKNSTAANAYVDDMYLTRISNLLSESGFESGLLDSGWVNYGLGFNNKAVVTAPVHTGAHALKLGTMAGGVKKFVPLEANTTYVLGAWLKHDKKPDLPSELGIEMETGAGTPVTQHKAAITNFGDFEYRQVIFTTPGTVTGAGIFLNKTSDDGGFLFVDDLVLTRIPNLLLNSGFESGDSNWSSYGNRTMAEERPQSGTKAVKVGLNVGGGQQDIQLEPNTTYILSVSGQVTSEDGEVHTGVQYRAQAGAEQIKHIIRITKPNAYETKYVIFTTPAEVMDANVFIWKPASGYYAYLDDYVLTPMPSTIYTKPLTDVPTGPQEIVGTVFGSGEAWRTGSGFTAVFDGKTDTYYDAKQADGNYAGMDAGEGNEHRIVTIRFFTLDTSWAAGRAVGGRFQGSNQSPESGYRDLHVIEASPQPGWTEISIADPNAYRYFRYLAPTGSHGNMAEVEFIGEKGEVIPDLEAPTKPVNLHAKEITDSGFTLTWEPSADQGPIAGYDIYNGTFLQQTITGSVYSVKLSGLTPYQEYHFTIQARDLAGNTSEVSDVLKVRTTEYDPPVIQVDGNKGTYNLNETVSITCQAVDELSGVASTTCRNITGPAYLFKWGINSYTFEATDYAGNKVWLTVTFKVTLTWTGLQALVQKFKNQTGQKFLTREQSEIIRKLTDEMNK